A window from Desulfovibrio sp. Fe33 encodes these proteins:
- a CDS encoding CPBP family intramembrane glutamic endopeptidase, with amino-acid sequence MSDSPASFRPGPVLAFVLLTFAATWGAEGALIASGLRFDDLVSRSSPALWLMGVMWIPGLAGLAVAMFVERTGPRDLILALSLRMGSVGPYFLSLGLIPLAYAAMYGLTWGAGLSGFDPDLNELAALSGTPIGRDAALKIMLPLSIFLGPLINFVFGLGEELGWRGFLLPRLMPLGKVRAYLILGLLWGVWHAPLVLAGLNYPGQPIQGVVMMCLICLAFGAFLNEMTLHYRSSILAGFLHGAANAQGYGIWTWMFPGAHPLLGGAMGLTGVFVWTAVTCVTIIILRRLRQV; translated from the coding sequence ATGTCTGATTCCCCCGCATCGTTCCGCCCGGGTCCGGTCCTGGCCTTCGTCCTGCTCACCTTTGCGGCGACATGGGGCGCGGAGGGCGCGCTCATCGCCTCCGGGCTGCGTTTTGACGACCTGGTAAGCCGGTCCTCGCCCGCCCTGTGGCTCATGGGCGTCATGTGGATTCCCGGACTGGCCGGGCTGGCCGTGGCCATGTTTGTGGAGCGCACCGGCCCGCGCGATCTCATCCTGGCCTTGAGCCTGCGCATGGGCTCGGTCGGCCCATACTTCCTGAGCCTCGGTCTCATCCCCCTGGCCTACGCCGCCATGTACGGCCTCACCTGGGGTGCGGGTCTTTCCGGTTTCGATCCCGACCTGAACGAACTGGCCGCCCTGTCCGGCACGCCCATCGGCAGGGACGCAGCCCTTAAAATCATGCTCCCCCTGTCCATCTTCCTGGGGCCGCTCATCAACTTCGTTTTCGGTCTTGGCGAGGAACTCGGCTGGCGCGGATTTCTCCTGCCCCGACTCATGCCGCTCGGCAAAGTCCGCGCCTATCTCATCCTCGGCCTGCTCTGGGGCGTCTGGCACGCTCCGCTCGTTCTGGCCGGACTCAACTATCCCGGCCAGCCCATCCAGGGCGTCGTCATGATGTGCCTCATCTGCCTGGCATTCGGCGCGTTCCTCAACGAAATGACCCTCCACTACCGCTCCTCCATCCTGGCCGGATTCCTTCACGGCGCGGCCAACGCACAGGGCTACGGCATATGGACGTGGATGTTCCCCGGCGCGCACCCGCTCCTGGGCGGGGCGATGGGACTCACCGGCGTGTTCGTCTGGACCGCCGTCACCTGCGTCACCATCATCATCCTTCGCCGCTTGCGGCAGGTGTAG
- a CDS encoding YebC/PmpR family DNA-binding transcriptional regulator: protein MAGHSKWANIQHRKGRQDAKKAKFFTKAAKDIILAAKAGGGNPDDNATLRLAIQKAKAVNLPKDRIENAIKKGTGELAGGDLAEILYEGYGPGGVAMLVEVATDNKNRTVAEIRHAFSKHGGNMAENGSVSYLFNRKGVIVFLKDKYTEDELMEVGLEAGAEDIIDDGDSFTVHTAPADFMAVQQAFADAGMEYESAEFNQVPETFIPVDATVGKKVMNLFDALDDNDDALNVYMNADLPDDLFDGED, encoded by the coding sequence ATGGCCGGACATAGTAAATGGGCAAATATTCAGCACCGCAAGGGGCGTCAGGACGCCAAGAAGGCGAAATTTTTCACCAAGGCCGCCAAGGATATCATCCTGGCCGCCAAGGCCGGCGGCGGCAACCCCGACGATAACGCGACCCTGCGCCTGGCCATTCAGAAGGCCAAGGCCGTGAACCTGCCCAAAGACAGGATCGAAAACGCCATCAAGAAGGGCACGGGCGAACTGGCCGGCGGCGATCTGGCCGAGATCCTGTACGAGGGATACGGCCCGGGCGGCGTGGCCATGCTCGTTGAGGTCGCCACGGACAACAAGAACCGAACCGTGGCCGAAATTCGTCACGCCTTTTCCAAGCACGGCGGGAACATGGCCGAGAACGGCTCGGTGTCCTATCTGTTCAACCGCAAGGGCGTCATTGTTTTCCTGAAGGATAAGTACACGGAAGACGAGCTCATGGAAGTGGGCCTGGAAGCGGGCGCCGAGGATATTATCGATGACGGCGATTCCTTCACCGTGCATACCGCCCCGGCCGACTTTATGGCCGTGCAGCAGGCCTTTGCCGACGCGGGCATGGAGTACGAATCCGCCGAGTTCAACCAGGTTCCCGAGACTTTCATCCCGGTGGACGCCACCGTGGGCAAGAAGGTCATGAATCTTTTCGACGCGCTGGATGACAACGACGATGCTCTGAACGTCTACATGAACGCCGATCTTCCGGACGACCTGTTCGACGGAGAGGATTAG
- the ruvB gene encoding Holliday junction branch migration DNA helicase RuvB, translated as MSKCTLPEENVRPRKLSDFIGQQDLRTNLDVFIRAARERERSLDHTLFYGNPGLGKTTLARIMASELGVNMVSTSGPVLERSGDLAAILTNLERGDILFIDEIHRMPATVEEVLYPAMEDFQIDLVIGSGPGARTVKLDLEPFTLVGATTRLGLLTSPLRDRFGCIFRIEFYSPEELGRIVERSAAILGVEVEPEGALIIGRRARGTPRIANRLLRRVRDYALVHGTGVVTRELAEMSLERLDVDQYGLDNMDRKILTLMVEHFNGGPVGLKTIAAACAEEVRTIEDIYEPYLIQCGFLKRTPRGRVATAKAYQHLKLRMEDGQLPLR; from the coding sequence ATGAGCAAATGCACCCTTCCCGAGGAAAACGTCCGCCCCAGGAAACTCTCCGATTTCATCGGCCAGCAGGACCTGCGCACGAACCTCGACGTATTCATCCGCGCGGCCCGGGAACGCGAACGCTCCCTGGATCACACCCTGTTCTACGGCAATCCCGGCCTGGGCAAGACCACCCTGGCCCGGATCATGGCTTCGGAACTGGGCGTGAACATGGTTTCCACTTCCGGCCCGGTCCTTGAACGGTCCGGCGACCTGGCCGCCATCCTGACCAACCTGGAGCGCGGGGACATCCTGTTCATCGACGAGATTCACCGGATGCCCGCCACGGTCGAAGAGGTCCTCTATCCGGCCATGGAGGATTTCCAGATCGATCTGGTCATCGGCTCCGGTCCGGGCGCGCGCACGGTCAAGCTCGACCTGGAGCCGTTCACCCTGGTTGGGGCCACCACCAGGCTCGGACTCCTGACTTCGCCCTTGCGCGATCGGTTCGGCTGCATTTTCCGCATCGAATTCTACTCCCCGGAGGAGCTGGGCCGCATCGTGGAGCGAAGCGCGGCTATCCTGGGTGTCGAGGTGGAGCCCGAGGGAGCGCTGATTATCGGCCGCAGGGCGCGCGGTACTCCGCGTATCGCCAATCGGCTGCTCCGGCGCGTGCGTGATTACGCCCTGGTTCACGGCACCGGGGTGGTCACTCGCGAGCTTGCCGAGATGTCCCTGGAACGTCTCGACGTGGACCAATACGGCCTGGACAACATGGACCGCAAGATTCTCACGCTCATGGTCGAGCACTTCAACGGAGGCCCGGTCGGGCTGAAGACCATTGCCGCGGCCTGTGCGGAAGAGGTCAGGACCATTGAGGATATTTACGAGCCGTATTTGATTCAATGCGGCTTCCTGAAGCGCACTCCGCGCGGCAGGGTCGCCACGGCCAAGGCGTACCAGCACCTCAAGTTGCGCATGGAAGACGGCCAGTTGCCGTTACGCTAA
- the ruvA gene encoding Holliday junction branch migration protein RuvA → MIGFLQGELISADERGLLLLTPGGVGYEVAAPTSVLAGLPRRGEQVRLFIHTQVAEKAIDLFGFLTADDLDLFRTLISIDKLGPKKALAILSMFDAAHLREIAFREDVNTLSMVPGIGPKSAKQILWNLKDKVDKLKPAVSGGAGAAQETKAPRSEYLDALAGLKGLGYGEDEIRPMLIETFDEEPDLDAAGAIRAVLKKINAARS, encoded by the coding sequence ATGATCGGATTCTTGCAGGGCGAGTTGATTTCGGCCGACGAGAGAGGGCTTCTTCTGCTCACCCCCGGCGGGGTGGGGTATGAAGTGGCCGCGCCCACGTCGGTCCTGGCCGGGCTGCCGAGGCGGGGCGAACAGGTGCGCTTGTTCATCCATACGCAGGTGGCCGAGAAGGCCATCGATCTCTTCGGCTTCCTGACCGCCGACGACCTAGACCTGTTCCGGACGCTCATCTCCATCGACAAGCTCGGTCCCAAGAAGGCCCTGGCCATTTTGTCCATGTTCGATGCGGCGCACCTGCGCGAGATAGCTTTCCGCGAGGATGTGAACACCCTGTCCATGGTGCCGGGTATCGGTCCCAAATCCGCAAAGCAGATTCTCTGGAATCTCAAGGACAAGGTGGACAAGCTCAAGCCCGCCGTTTCCGGAGGAGCGGGCGCGGCGCAGGAGACGAAGGCCCCCCGGAGCGAATATTTGGACGCCCTTGCGGGCCTCAAGGGGTTGGGCTACGGTGAGGACGAGATCAGGCCCATGCTGATCGAAACCTTCGACGAAGAACCCGACCTCGACGCCGCCGGGGCAATCCGTGCGGTGCTCAAGAAAATCAACGCGGCACGCTCATGA
- the ruvC gene encoding crossover junction endodeoxyribonuclease RuvC, producing MAEGLVVLGLDPGTRVTGYGVVRELSGKAELVATGTIRTPVKKDMATRMGVIFDQIQELIRLHGPAEAAIENVFVSKNPSSALKLGQARGACMAACATNNIPMGEYEPSKVKKNLVGVGNAPKSQVAFMVAHCLGIKRPDWPEDASDALAIAICHLNERRMRRMTGV from the coding sequence ATGGCCGAAGGGCTGGTCGTTCTGGGGCTCGACCCCGGCACGCGGGTCACGGGCTACGGCGTTGTCCGGGAACTCTCGGGCAAAGCGGAGCTGGTGGCCACCGGCACCATCCGCACCCCGGTCAAGAAGGACATGGCCACCCGCATGGGGGTCATCTTCGACCAGATCCAGGAGCTTATCCGGCTCCATGGACCGGCGGAAGCCGCCATTGAAAACGTGTTCGTTTCAAAAAACCCCTCGTCGGCCCTCAAACTCGGGCAGGCGAGGGGGGCGTGCATGGCCGCCTGCGCCACCAACAACATCCCCATGGGCGAGTACGAGCCGTCCAAGGTCAAGAAGAACCTGGTCGGCGTGGGCAACGCTCCCAAGTCCCAGGTGGCCTTCATGGTCGCCCATTGTCTCGGGATCAAACGGCCCGATTGGCCCGAGGACGCCTCGGATGCGCTGGCCATCGCCATCTGTCATCTGAACGAGCGGCGTATGCGCCGCATGACCGGCGTCTGA
- a CDS encoding substrate-binding periplasmic protein, with amino-acid sequence MLPVFAHAGDYEMLAIVYPPLVYAENGRLWGVAPKVVAEIQKIVGDDSPLRETPWLRGYDQAQKMPKQGMFAIVRIPEREKLFKWVGPIFGEGDYFFKHKGAALQVQTLDDARRVPRIAVRKDGYTHQTLAARGFDNLDVGPTYESSYLKLVEDRVDLVLMGERTYYYMVKQAGLNPAEFERTNCKLGDSTAWLAFSLDVPDEAIREWQNALDSLKANGVYQRIMDRNFQP; translated from the coding sequence ATGCTGCCGGTATTCGCCCATGCCGGAGATTACGAGATGCTGGCGATCGTCTATCCTCCGTTGGTTTACGCCGAAAACGGTCGGCTGTGGGGGGTGGCGCCGAAGGTCGTTGCCGAGATTCAGAAAATCGTCGGCGATGACAGCCCATTACGCGAGACGCCCTGGTTGCGGGGATACGATCAGGCGCAGAAAATGCCCAAGCAGGGGATGTTCGCCATCGTGCGCATCCCTGAACGCGAGAAGCTGTTCAAGTGGGTAGGTCCGATTTTCGGGGAGGGAGATTATTTTTTCAAGCACAAGGGCGCGGCGTTGCAGGTCCAGACGCTGGACGACGCCCGCAGGGTACCGCGCATAGCCGTGCGCAAGGACGGCTACACCCATCAGACGTTGGCCGCCAGAGGCTTTGATAATCTCGATGTGGGGCCGACCTATGAGTCCAGCTACTTGAAATTGGTGGAGGATCGGGTGGACCTCGTGCTCATGGGCGAGCGTACCTATTATTATATGGTCAAACAGGCCGGGCTGAACCCCGCCGAATTCGAGCGCACGAATTGCAAGCTCGGCGATTCCACGGCCTGGCTTGCCTTTTCTCTGGATGTTCCCGACGAAGCTATTCGGGAATGGCAGAACGCCTTGGACTCCCTCAAGGCCAACGGCGTCTATCAGAGAATAATGGACAGGAATTTCCAGCCATAA
- a CDS encoding aldehyde ferredoxin oxidoreductase family protein, protein MGEQLGRTGRVLHIDLTTGKATAEHPDAEVYDAYIGGRGLAGRYLRPFADREYSDPELPLLLFTGPLTGTDSPTSGRGSIVSRSPLTGAVCDGSIGGGLPTRLKKAGYDGLVITGRGSTPCGIEIDDDEVRVVETSLWGQDTDAVLYALEERLPEDTSLACIGPAAENGSLLASVAVDHRHGGVRGGLGLIWAAKNLKYLTVRGTRDVPIHAPGALAEAREAIVRLTMASPVLMGRHGFSRWGTAALLDLMNSRRMLPTDNFQKTHFDHGAKVNASALAKLCEPRDHSCLGCHIHCRKIAQDGRSLPGFEALAHFTALIGNDDLEMAMAGVDLCGRLGLDPVSAGSVLACLRELDGKDYSGKTLLAALHDMAEGGQSGQGAFHLAQECHRPETAMTVKGMELPAYDPRGGYGLALAYAVSTRGGCHQRAFPLSHEVLRKPVATDRFSFSGKARIVKLAEDTLAAADSINACRLIFLAAGLEEYAKALTAVTGKDWSAQSLLETGERITVNERRMNAANGFGAADDDLPERFFTEPGTPGGGIEVRPIDRDAFLQARHNYYVVRGLDKNGEPTAETLLRLGLDE, encoded by the coding sequence ATGGGTGAACAGTTGGGCCGGACCGGCAGGGTCCTCCATATCGATCTGACCACAGGCAAGGCCACGGCCGAACATCCCGACGCCGAAGTCTACGACGCATATATCGGCGGCCGGGGGCTGGCCGGACGCTATCTGCGTCCCTTCGCCGACCGGGAATATTCCGATCCCGAGCTGCCGCTGCTTCTCTTCACCGGGCCTTTGACGGGAACGGACTCGCCCACCTCGGGACGCGGCTCCATAGTAAGCCGCTCCCCCCTGACCGGCGCCGTGTGCGACGGCTCCATCGGCGGAGGCTTGCCCACCCGGCTCAAAAAAGCCGGATACGACGGCCTTGTCATAACCGGGCGCGGCTCCACCCCCTGCGGCATCGAAATCGATGACGACGAAGTGCGCGTGGTCGAAACTTCTCTGTGGGGCCAAGATACGGACGCGGTCCTGTACGCGTTGGAGGAACGACTCCCCGAGGACACCTCCCTGGCCTGCATCGGACCTGCGGCCGAAAACGGCTCGCTTCTCGCCTCGGTGGCCGTCGACCACCGCCATGGCGGAGTGCGCGGCGGACTCGGGCTGATATGGGCGGCCAAGAATCTCAAATACCTGACCGTGCGCGGCACGCGGGACGTGCCGATCCACGCCCCCGGCGCGCTTGCCGAAGCCCGCGAGGCCATCGTGCGGCTGACCATGGCCTCGCCGGTGCTCATGGGCCGCCACGGCTTCTCGCGCTGGGGCACTGCGGCCCTGCTCGACCTGATGAACTCCCGCCGGATGCTGCCCACCGACAATTTCCAAAAGACGCATTTCGACCACGGCGCAAAGGTCAACGCATCGGCCCTGGCCAAATTGTGCGAGCCGCGAGACCATAGCTGCCTCGGTTGCCATATCCATTGCCGCAAGATCGCCCAGGACGGACGCAGCCTGCCCGGCTTCGAGGCGCTGGCCCACTTCACCGCGCTCATAGGCAACGACGACCTCGAAATGGCCATGGCGGGCGTGGACCTCTGCGGCAGGCTCGGCCTTGATCCGGTCTCCGCCGGTTCCGTTCTGGCCTGCCTGCGGGAACTCGACGGCAAGGACTACTCCGGCAAGACGCTTCTCGCCGCCCTGCACGATATGGCCGAAGGCGGCCAGTCGGGCCAGGGGGCCTTCCACCTCGCCCAGGAATGCCACCGCCCGGAAACGGCCATGACGGTCAAGGGCATGGAGTTGCCCGCCTACGACCCGCGCGGCGGCTACGGCCTGGCCCTGGCCTACGCGGTTTCCACCCGGGGCGGCTGCCACCAACGGGCCTTTCCCCTCAGTCATGAAGTTCTTCGCAAGCCCGTGGCTACGGACCGTTTCTCCTTCAGCGGCAAGGCAAGGATCGTCAAGCTCGCCGAGGACACGCTCGCGGCCGCGGACTCCATCAACGCCTGCCGCCTCATTTTCCTGGCCGCAGGGCTTGAGGAATACGCCAAGGCCCTCACGGCGGTCACGGGCAAGGACTGGTCGGCCCAGTCCCTGCTCGAAACGGGCGAACGGATCACCGTCAACGAACGGCGCATGAACGCGGCAAACGGTTTCGGCGCGGCGGACGACGATCTGCCCGAGCGATTCTTCACCGAGCCGGGCACCCCCGGCGGCGGCATCGAAGTCCGCCCCATCGATCGGGATGCGTTCCTCCAGGCCCGACACAATTATTACGTCGTGCGCGGGCTGGACAAGAACGGCGAGCCCACGGCTGAGACCTTGCTGCGACTGGGACTGGACGAATGA
- a CDS encoding tetratricopeptide repeat protein, which produces MAEKKIDKSRRNFLFGAVRRLKKEDEQPVASTAGGIEVVKAANGLYVDEKWEEARLKYKECLEQDKNDADVRYRLGVCSYRLGMYRQAKLEFERALRIDKTYQDAFLYLGLTMVRLGRTEKVPALWSRYFNPSAVKVMRELNLQLGLIETGQPDPDDEIALAVEKAIAESGDDVG; this is translated from the coding sequence ATGGCCGAGAAGAAGATCGACAAATCCCGCCGCAATTTTCTGTTTGGGGCCGTTCGCCGTCTGAAAAAGGAAGACGAGCAGCCCGTGGCCTCCACCGCCGGGGGCATCGAGGTGGTCAAGGCCGCCAACGGACTGTACGTGGACGAGAAATGGGAAGAGGCGCGCCTCAAGTACAAGGAGTGCCTCGAGCAGGACAAGAACGACGCGGACGTGCGTTACCGTTTGGGTGTCTGTTCCTACCGCCTGGGCATGTACCGCCAGGCCAAGCTGGAATTCGAGCGCGCCCTGCGGATCGACAAGACCTATCAGGACGCTTTTCTCTATCTCGGGCTGACCATGGTTCGGCTGGGGCGGACGGAAAAGGTCCCGGCGCTGTGGTCGCGTTATTTCAATCCGTCCGCAGTGAAGGTCATGCGCGAGCTCAATTTGCAATTGGGGCTCATCGAAACCGGGCAGCCCGACCCGGACGATGAGATAGCCCTGGCAGTGGAAAAGGCCATCGCCGAATCCGGCGACGACGTTGGGTGA
- a CDS encoding class II aldolase/adducin family protein, with amino-acid sequence MKKLCEKYAAKLAAQGIAPAQGPDAPLIGGLDAELAWNREDPKIPLLSGLFDNLSINSLVFVRPAEPFRTILDFLAARNPKAIRPEDTETRTFLHDIPVCPELALPAMTDRLKRRKVIVLPGQGVIACGTVTPEQGFVSVSSAIFSTFVLFFSDYLNRARRDELDSEYAEAFSRVVRLLPKPRTDLPSLAQGPFRDEESVVSAMAEAGRKVVEFGLVDSFFGNISYLLNGTIHISQTGSSLDELAGCIDPCPLDGSSTNGLTASSELTAHEDVYRRSRYDCILHGHPKFSVIMSMDCDRGDCPNRGRCHIACKECRTVDGVPVVPGEVGTGPTGLCHTLPPAMAANGAALVHGHGLFTAGEHDFNAPFARLLEIENRCRELYFERLSQYV; translated from the coding sequence ATGAAAAAACTGTGCGAAAAATACGCGGCCAAGCTCGCCGCCCAAGGGATAGCCCCCGCCCAGGGACCGGACGCGCCGCTCATAGGCGGCCTTGACGCCGAACTGGCCTGGAACCGGGAGGACCCGAAAATTCCCCTTCTCTCCGGCCTGTTCGACAACCTGTCCATCAACTCGCTGGTTTTCGTCCGTCCCGCGGAGCCGTTCCGGACCATCCTGGACTTTCTGGCCGCGCGCAATCCGAAAGCCATCCGCCCCGAGGACACCGAGACGCGCACCTTTCTGCACGACATACCCGTGTGCCCGGAGCTCGCCCTTCCGGCCATGACCGACAGGCTCAAACGACGCAAGGTCATCGTCCTGCCGGGCCAGGGCGTCATCGCCTGCGGCACGGTCACTCCGGAGCAGGGATTCGTGTCCGTCTCCTCCGCAATTTTCTCGACCTTCGTCCTCTTCTTTTCCGACTACCTCAACCGCGCCCGGCGCGACGAGCTCGACAGCGAATACGCTGAAGCCTTCTCCCGTGTGGTTCGGCTCCTGCCGAAACCGCGCACGGACCTGCCGTCTCTCGCCCAAGGCCCCTTCCGGGACGAGGAAAGCGTTGTCTCCGCCATGGCCGAAGCGGGCCGCAAGGTGGTGGAATTCGGCTTGGTCGATTCATTTTTCGGCAACATTTCCTACCTGTTGAACGGCACCATACACATCTCGCAGACCGGCAGTTCCCTGGACGAGTTGGCAGGCTGCATTGATCCGTGTCCCCTGGACGGTTCGTCCACCAACGGACTGACCGCTTCCAGCGAATTGACGGCCCATGAGGACGTCTACCGCCGCTCGCGCTACGACTGCATCCTGCACGGCCACCCCAAATTTTCGGTCATCATGTCCATGGACTGCGATCGCGGCGATTGCCCGAACCGGGGCCGATGCCACATCGCCTGCAAGGAATGCCGGACCGTGGACGGCGTGCCAGTGGTGCCGGGAGAGGTCGGCACGGGGCCGACCGGGCTGTGCCACACCCTGCCGCCCGCTATGGCCGCCAACGGCGCGGCCCTGGTCCATGGGCACGGCCTGTTCACCGCGGGCGAGCACGATTTCAACGCGCCCTTTGCCCGGCTGCTCGAAATCGAAAACCGCTGCCGTGAACTCTATTTCGAAAGGTTGTCCCAATATGTCTGA
- a CDS encoding rubredoxin, translating to MDKWECPCGYVYDPAEGDPENNIAIGTKFEDLPDDWVCPQCGAEKEYFEKL from the coding sequence ATGGATAAATGGGAATGCCCGTGCGGCTATGTGTATGACCCGGCTGAAGGCGATCCGGAAAACAACATCGCCATCGGGACCAAGTTCGAGGACCTTCCCGACGACTGGGTCTGTCCCCAGTGCGGCGCGGAAAAAGAATATTTCGAAAAACTCTAA
- a CDS encoding glycosyltransferase family protein has translation MPRPRHISIRDELGLFKSMPADKARFEWRSGAGPTIFIGLGPQPDKIPEWFGLSKEEDILYLESPAFAEQVEGWSERVPANFRPLAPEAFTAALSADARVARYLPAQNAFPSFYGPLTARLCLGNRFRPKRARTVWLPVGENALLIEELARAFDESGWTTVRIDHESLGRRPGSVLPEYLRDGVPDLFFSVNFKGLDHFGLGQAILREAGARVAVWLVDNPFNLLTAVKTEAWRDLDLFVTDHSFIGPLIETGARRVTHLPLAASPALFATGGTLPPHARDLDGRLVFVGRSQFPRRDKFFAGETVPDDAKIASGAGDGVTRRDFHWWRERLGVKPLWPGNRVRAVGAGAEFASSKWKRDCLNAAGRIVIFGDDGWKELDNPEADARPAVDYYAHLPAIYRTAGVVLNVTGMQLPAGLNQRNFDVWCAGGFLLTDAHPGLDIFPNELVEPIVYSRPADIHDMVIRHREETPQKQALRRAWRECIGKHHTYRNRVETILETMFFNLAQNA, from the coding sequence GTGCCCAGACCCCGACATATATCCATACGGGACGAACTCGGCTTGTTCAAGTCCATGCCTGCCGACAAGGCCCGCTTCGAATGGCGGTCCGGCGCGGGACCGACTATTTTCATCGGCCTTGGGCCACAGCCGGACAAGATACCGGAATGGTTCGGACTTTCCAAGGAGGAAGACATCCTCTATCTGGAAAGCCCCGCCTTCGCCGAACAGGTGGAGGGGTGGTCCGAACGCGTTCCCGCAAACTTTCGGCCCCTGGCCCCCGAAGCGTTCACGGCGGCATTGTCCGCCGACGCAAGGGTGGCCCGATATCTCCCGGCACAGAACGCGTTCCCGTCTTTCTACGGCCCGCTCACCGCCCGTCTTTGTCTCGGGAATCGCTTCCGGCCGAAACGGGCTCGGACCGTCTGGCTGCCCGTTGGTGAAAACGCCCTGCTTATAGAGGAATTGGCCCGGGCTTTCGACGAATCGGGCTGGACCACGGTCCGTATCGACCATGAATCCCTGGGCAGGCGTCCGGGCAGCGTCCTGCCGGAATATCTGCGGGACGGCGTTCCCGATCTTTTCTTTTCCGTCAATTTCAAGGGACTCGATCACTTCGGCCTGGGCCAGGCCATTCTGCGCGAGGCGGGGGCCAGGGTCGCTGTCTGGCTGGTGGACAACCCGTTCAACCTGCTCACTGCGGTCAAGACCGAAGCGTGGCGGGACCTCGACCTGTTCGTTACCGACCACAGCTTCATCGGCCCGCTTATCGAGACGGGGGCGCGGCGGGTGACACACCTGCCCCTGGCGGCTTCACCGGCCCTCTTCGCGACGGGCGGGACGCTCCCGCCACATGCCCGCGACCTGGACGGGCGGCTCGTCTTCGTGGGCCGATCACAATTCCCGAGACGCGACAAATTCTTCGCCGGTGAAACCGTGCCCGATGACGCCAAGATCGCGTCCGGAGCCGGCGACGGCGTGACCCGGCGCGACTTCCACTGGTGGCGCGAAAGACTGGGTGTCAAACCGTTATGGCCGGGAAACCGGGTACGGGCCGTGGGTGCGGGCGCGGAATTCGCCTCATCGAAATGGAAACGCGACTGCCTGAATGCGGCGGGCCGCATCGTGATCTTCGGCGACGACGGCTGGAAGGAATTGGACAATCCGGAAGCCGACGCGCGCCCGGCGGTGGATTACTACGCCCACCTGCCCGCCATCTACCGAACGGCCGGAGTCGTCCTCAACGTCACGGGAATGCAGCTCCCCGCAGGGCTCAACCAACGCAACTTCGACGTCTGGTGCGCGGGCGGGTTCCTGCTGACGGACGCCCACCCCGGCCTGGACATTTTCCCAAACGAACTGGTCGAACCCATCGTCTACTCCCGGCCCGCCGACATCCACGATATGGTCATCCGGCACCGCGAGGAAACCCCGCAAAAGCAGGCCCTGCGCCGCGCCTGGCGGGAATGCATCGGCAAACACCACACATACCGCAACCGCGTTGAAACGATTCTCGAAACAATGTTTTTTAATCTCGCTCAAAATGCTTGA
- a CDS encoding RlmE family RNA methyltransferase, protein MKQYQDKYFKRAKKENYAARSVYKLKEMDKRFRIFKRGQTVLDLGAAPGSWSQFAGECVGPEGRVLGVDLQTTKHTFADNITFLQADVFSDSPELLEAIEPLKPFDVIISDMAPKTTGIKFADQANSLELCERAFEVALKYLKKGGNFAVKIFEGGEINDYREMIRPHFGKIKNFKPYSSRSESKEIFIVALGFKGVDG, encoded by the coding sequence ATGAAACAATACCAGGATAAATACTTCAAACGGGCGAAAAAGGAAAACTACGCCGCCCGCTCGGTTTACAAGCTCAAGGAGATGGACAAGCGGTTCCGAATTTTCAAGCGCGGACAGACCGTGCTCGATCTCGGTGCGGCTCCCGGCTCCTGGTCGCAGTTCGCCGGGGAGTGCGTCGGTCCCGAAGGGCGGGTGCTCGGGGTGGATTTGCAGACCACCAAGCACACCTTTGCCGATAACATCACGTTTTTGCAGGCGGACGTGTTTTCGGACTCGCCTGAGCTTCTCGAAGCGATTGAGCCGCTCAAGCCGTTCGATGTCATTATCAGCGACATGGCCCCCAAGACAACCGGAATCAAGTTCGCGGATCAGGCCAACTCTCTGGAGCTGTGCGAGCGGGCCTTCGAGGTCGCGCTCAAGTACCTCAAGAAAGGCGGCAACTTCGCGGTGAAGATTTTCGAGGGCGGTGAGATCAACGACTACAGGGAGATGATCCGTCCTCATTTCGGCAAGATCAAGAATTTCAAACCCTACAGTTCCAGGTCCGAGAGCAAGGAGATATTTATCGTTGCTCTTGGCTTTAAGGGCGTAGACGGGTAA